A single genomic interval of Drosophila virilis strain 15010-1051.87 chromosome 2, Dvir_AGI_RSII-ME, whole genome shotgun sequence harbors:
- the Alg13 gene encoding UDP-N-acetylglucosamine transferase subunit ALG13: protein MHLNDVYVTVGTTKFDALINAMTSNQVLRALQDLKCQKLVLQHGNSTPVAEPEVRRIYEKYGIQVEQYQFRPNVEDIRAADVIIGHAGAGTCMDILNNGKAGLIVVNDELMDNHQLELARQLASENYLYYCRVHEVASKLGVLDFGALRPYEPATKNMQMFIEALKELMSQ, encoded by the coding sequence ATGCATTTAAATGATGTCTACGTCACGGTTGGCACTACAAAATTTGATGCACTAATTAATGCCATGACGTCCAACCAGGTGCTGCGCGCTTTGCAAGATCTCAAATGTCAAAAGCTTGTGCTGCAACATGGGAACTCCACGCCGGTGGCCGAGCCAGAAGTCCGGCGTATCTATGAGAAATATGGCATTCAAGTGGAGCAATACCAATTTCGTCCGAATGTGGAGGATATTAGGGCTGCCGATGTGATCATTGGACATGCTGGCGCCGGTACATGCATGGATATACTGAATAATGGCAAGGCTGGACTAATCGTAGTGAACGACGAACTGATGGACAACCATCAGCTGGAATTAGCGCGTCAATTGGCATCCGAGAACTACTTGTACTACTGCAGAGTGCACGAGGTTGCCAGTAAACTAGGCGTTTTGGACTTCGGAGCTCTAAGACCCTACGAGCCAGCCACAAAGaatatgcaaatgtttatAGAAGCATTAAAAGAACTGATGAGCCAATAG
- the superdeath gene encoding aminopeptidase N yields the protein MVVKEMPLHENLSMESRHANSLGTSAGSSGPTAGASCSRMSRRYTVSLTTAVLLASFFACTILAVGFIVYNFATCGDLEPASGDDIVCTSVHLRNSKHAHDANDGPKYDQDVRLPRSIQPLKYNITLEPQMSGNFSFIGSVQIRVRVLEDCYNITMHTEDLNITRNDVAVYRALPSGKDEWKSDSLRIHKQYLIGAKQFFVIQLYDKLHRDSEYVVHIRFSGIIKDYLQGFYRSSYKMLNETRWVASTQFQATDARRAFPCFDEPALKANFTLHIARPLNMTTISNMPIVRSNKHESLPGYVWDHFAESLPMSTYLVAYAISDFSHMSSGNFSVWARADAIQTAEYALSVGPKILDFLQTYFGVAFPLPKIDMIALPEFQAGAMENWGLITFRETAMLYDKGVATASNKQRVASVVGHELAHQWFGNLVTPSWWSDIWLNEGFASYMEYLTANAVAPEWKLLDEFVVNELQTVFQLDALATTHKISQEVGNPQEIFQLFDRISYAKGSTVIRMMSHFLTDTVFRGGLSKYLQKMAYKSATQDDLWGFLTDEAKTTGLLDSSTSVKAIMDTWTLQAGYPVVKISRHPNSDAVRLEQVRFVYGNRSKTDDHPLWWIPLTYTTADELNFENTRPTTWMPRTKTYELENRNLSTAKWFIFNIQQTGYYRVNYDLDNWRAVTQHLMHAKNHLEIAPANRAQLIDDVMNLARGSYLSYDTAMNLTRYLAYETNHVPWKAAITNFNFIDSMFVNSGDYDLLKDYLLKLLRKVQYEVMFTETPRGEEDVPLLLKRSEIFSMACHLGHRKCISESTKQFQNWIETPNPDAHNPISPNMRGIEYCSAIQYGTEYEWDFAFKRYLKSNVPAEKELLLNALGCSKEPWLLYRYLRRAIAGQDIRKQDVFRVFAAVSNTVVGQQIAFDYLRNNWQEINIYMGSQISNIHTLLKFVTKRMNTKFQLAELEAFVRDANWAYDRPIQQIVEQVEISVDWMNRNYKTIVKWLQREAGTLAT from the exons ATGGTCGTCAAGGAAATGCCACTGCACGAGAATCTGAGCATGGAGAGCCGGCATGCCAATTCCCTGGGCACTTCCGCTGGCAGCAGCGGACCCACAGCAGGAGCCAGTTGCTCCCGCATGAGCCGACGGTATACCGTGTCCCTGACGACGGCGGTCCTGTTGGCATCCTTCTTCGCTTGCACAATACTCGCCGTTGGCTTTATTGTGTATAATTTTGCGACTTGCGGCGATCTGGAGCCCGCAAGCGGCGATGATATTGTTTGCACCAGCGTTCATTTGCGCAACTCAAAGCATGCGCATGACGCCAACGATGGACCCAAATACGATCAGGATGTTCGCCTGCCCCGCTCCATACAGCCGCTCAAGTACAATATCACACTGGAGCCGCAGATGAGCGGCAATTTCAGCTTCATCGGCAGCGTACAGATACGCGTGCGTGTGCTCGAGGATTGCTACAACATAACCATGCACACCGAGGATCTGAACATAACGCGCAACGATGTGGCCGTCTATCGTGCGCTGCCCAGCGGCAAGGACGAGTGGAAGTCGGACAGTCTACGCATCCATAAGCAGTACCTGATCGGCGCCAAGCAGTTCTTTGTCATTCAGCTGTACGATAAATTGCATCGAGACTCCGAATATGTGGTGCACATACGCTTTTCGGGCATTATAAAGGACTACTTGCAGGGCTTCTATCGCAGCTCCTACAAGATGCTCAATGAGACCAG GTGGGTGGCTTCCACACAGTTTCAGGCAACGGACGCCCGCCGCGCGTTTCCCTGTTTCGATGAGCCGGCACTTAAGGCGAATTTTACGCTGCACATAGCACGCCCGCTGAACATGACAACCATCTCCAATATGCCCATTGTCAGGAGCAATAAGCA CGAATCGTTACCCGGTTATGTGTGGGATCACTTCGCGGAATCGCTCCCCATGTCCACGTATCTGGTGGCCTATGCCATATCTGATTTTTCGCACATGTCGTCTGGCAATTTTTCTGTCTGGGCCCGTGCTGATGCCATTCAAACCGCCGAGTATGCGCTGAGCGTGGGTCCCAAGATCCTTGATTTTCTGCAGACCTATTTCGGTGTTGCCTTTCCTTTGCCGAAGATCGACATGATAGCGCTGCCCGAGTTTCAGGCTGGAGCTATGGAGAACTGGGGCCTCATCACATTCCGGGAGACGGCGATGCTGTACGATAAAGGCGTGGCCACAGCCAGCAACAAGCAGCGCGTTGCCTCCGTGGTTGGACACGAGTTGGCCCACCAGTGGTTCGGTAATCTGGTCACGCCCAGCTGGTGGTCGGATATTTGGCTAAATGAGGGCTTTGCCAGCTATATGGAGTATCTGACCGCGAATGCTGTGGCGCCCGAATGGAAGCTGCTCGATGAGTTTGTAGTCAATGAGCTGCAGACTGTATTCCAATTGGATGCCCTGGCGACAACGCACAAGATCTCGCAGGAGGTCGGCAATCCGCAGGAGATATTCCAATTGTTTGATCGCATTTCGTATGCCAAGGGCTCCACAGTAATACGCATGATGAGCCACTTTCTGACCGATACCGTCTTTCGCGGTGGACTCAGCAAGTATTTGCAGAAAATGGCATATAAGTCTGCCACGCAGGACGATCTCTGGGGCTTTCTGACTGACGAGGCAAAAACTACGGGCCTGTTAGACAGCAGCACCAGCGTCAAGGCTATCATGGACACCTGGACACTGCAAGCTGGCTATCCAGTGGTCAAGATCTCGCGTCATCCCAATTCGGACGCCGTGCGCCTGGAGCAGGTTCGTTTTGTTTATGGCAATAGAAGCAAAACGGACGACCATCCGCTCTGGTGGATACCGCTCACATATACCACTGCAGACGAGCTTAACTTTGAGAACACACGACCCACCACTTGGATGCCGCGCACCAAAACTTACGAGCTGGAAAACCGCAATCTCTCCACAGCCAAATGGTTTATATTCAATATACAGCAAACGGGCTATTACCGCGTCAACTATGATCTGGACAACTGGCGTGCGGTGACCCAACATCTAATGCATGCAAAAAACCATCTAGAAATTGCGCCCGCCAATCGTGCCCAGCTAATCGATGATGTGATGAATTTGGCGCGCGGCTCCTATCTGTCATATGACACCGCCATGAATCTTACGCGTTATTTGGCATACGAGACTAATCATGTGCCCTGGAAGGCGGCCATTACCAATTTCAACTTTATCGATTCCATGTTTGTCAACTCTGGGGATTACGATTTGCTTAAG GACTATCTGTTGAAGCTGCTGCGCAAGGTGCAGTACGAGGTGATGTTTACTGAAACACCTCGCGGTGAGGAAGATGTTCCGCTCTTGTTAAAGCGCTCCGAAATATTTAGCATGGCCTGTCATCTGGGCCACCGGAAATGCATCTCGGAGAGCACGAAGCAATTCCAAAACTGGATTGAAACTCCCAATCCCGATGCTCATAATCC CATTAGTCCAAATATGCGTGGCATTGAATATTGCTCGGCCATACAGTATGGCACGGAGTACGAGTGGGACTTTGCCTTCAAGCGCTATTTGAAGTCGAATGTGCCAGCCGAGAAGGAGCTGCTACTGAATGCACTGGGCTGCTCAAAGGAACCTTGGCTGCTATATAGGTATCTGCGGCGCGCCATTGCCGGTCAGGACATACGTAAGCAGGATGTATTCCGGGTTTTTGCAGCCGTGTCCAACACGGTGGTGGGTCAGCAGATTGCCTTCGATTATCTGCGCAACAACTGGCAGGAGATAAACATTTA CATGGGCTCACAGATATCCAACATTCACACGCTGCTCAAGTTTGTTACCAAGCGCATGAACACAAAATTCCAGCTGGCCGAGCTGGAGGCATTTGTACGCGATGCGAACTGGGCTTACGACAGGCCCATTCAGCAGATTGTGGAACAGGTGGAAATCAGCGTTGACTGGATGAATCGCAATTACAAGACGATTGTCAAATGGCTGCAGCGTGAGGCAGGCACGCTGGCCACATAG
- the LOC6630611 gene encoding UDP-xylose and UDP-N-acetylglucosamine transporter produces the protein MASAMNFRACLAIASVFVGCCCGVVFLELLVKLDPGAGNLITAAQFAFIALEGFVFTSKFGRAKRVISLRDYALLVVMFFVTSVCNNYVFHLNVPMTLHMIIRGGSLISNMCLGTIILKRQYRVKQYISVIMITLGIFICTYFSSRDVDIAKGHGTHSETNIFWWLVGVLLLVLALFISSYMGITQELLYRRHGKCAREALYYTHLLPLPAFLLMHDNIKAHWTLALESEPYKFAWLGNVAVPLLLLYLLGNVLMQHLCISSVYFLTTECSSLTVTLILTLRKFVSLVFSIVYFRNPFTIYHWLGTVLVFLGTLMFANVLSPVSLGMLRRKAVKND, from the coding sequence ATGGCCAGCGCAATGAATTTTCGCGCTTGTTTAGCCATTGCAAGCGTCTttgttggctgctgctgtggtgtTGTGTTTCTGGAGCTGCTCGTTAAATTGGATCCAGGTGCGGGTAATCTAATTACCGCTGCCCAGTTTGCATTTATTGCTCTGGAAGGATTCGTATTCACATCGAAATTTGGTCGAGCGAAACGTGTGATAAGTCTGCGGGACTATGCCCTGCTTGTGGTCATGTTCTTTGTGACCAGCGtgtgcaataactatgttTTCCACTTAAATGTGCCGATGACGCTGCACATGATTATACGCGGAGGCAGTCTGATTTCGAACATGTGCCTGGGCACCATAATACTCAAACGGCAGTATCGGGTCAAGCAATATATATCCGTTATCATGATTACCCTCGGCATATTCATCTGCACCTACTTCTCTAGCCGCGATGTGGACATCGCTAAAGGGCATGGAACACACTCTGAGacaaacatattttggtgGCTAGTAGgcgtgctgctgcttgtgctgGCACTCTTCATTTCCTCTTACATGGGCATCACCCAAGAGTTGTTGTATCGTCGACATGGCAAGTGCGCCCGCGAGGCACTCTATTACACAcatctgctgccgctgcccgccTTTTTGTTGATGCACGACAACATCAAAGCGCATTGGACTTTGGCCCTAGAAAGTGAACCCTACAAATTTGCTTGGCTGGGAAATGTGGctgtgccgctgctgctgctttattTGCTCGGTAATGTACTGATGCAGCATTTGTGCATTAGCTCTGTATATTTTCTGACCACCGAGTGCAGCTCCCTTACCGTCACATTGATCTTGACCTTACGTAAATTCGTATCTTTAGTATTCTCAATTGTATACTTCCGTAATCCGTTTACAATTTATCACTGGTTGGGCACTGTGCTCGTGTTTCTTGGAACTTTAATGTTTGCCAATGTACTCAGTCCAGTTTCCTTGGGTATGTTGAGACGAAAAGCTGTGAAAAATGATTAG
- the Ir94g gene encoding uncharacterized protein Ir94g produces MPAWSVVLEPSTMNDSVEIYAELLSAIVRLNSFSSIVYLDPEYGKERCHLENGLSVIGKGIPLLWWRSIDELKLSSFINGQLLVVACLPGVYRLDLLNTISSTLRYMRQTKLLIELITNEDVPLVKRVLQFCLQNQMLNAALISGSFVHTHTLYIYDAYPSFLLKRQQFTQDPFNLYADKMLDLHGYRIRTMPDLSEPNTILYRDKLGNARLLGYVWNMLEEFARKHNASLQLIDVVREDKFLSHIQVLDLARDNLLDIAASVQPLTLRHLDRYHEYAYPAYMASWCTMLPKEPLLGLREIYTWMLPAVTLCFLAVLWALHELLLDRYHRHRRLLGIGWKLLAIMLACNVHGRLVTLFVAPPAKPPIHSFDALSKSHVRIFGMRSEHNLYDFDLRTRYAQAFYLSDKVAELLWLRNSLNTSYAYTVTHTKWQLYAEQQAYSSRPLFYYSKNFCFYQYVPFALVIPENSPHRATLHHFLLQLSQSGLYMHWVARSFYYMVQAGKLQIRDLGQARHVRSLVTEDLHNVLQGYVVGVLISLTLFACELIISRARYWLDI; encoded by the coding sequence ATGCCAGCCTGGTCAGTCGTTTTAGAGCCCTCAACCATGAACGATAGTGTTGAAATCTACGCTGAGCTACTTTCAGCCATTGTACGCTTGAACAGCTTTAGCTCAATAGTCTATTTGGATCCTGAGTATGGAAAGGAGCGCTGCCATTTGGAGAATGGGCTATCAGTGATAGGAAAGGGCATTCCTTTGCTATGGTGGCGCTCAATTGATGAACTCAAGCTGAGCAGCTTCATCAATGGCCAACTTCTGGTTGTGGCCTGCTTACCTGGCGTATATCGCCTGGATTTGCTGAACACAATTTCGAGCACATTGCGATATATGCGCCAGACCAAACTGCTCATAGAATTGATCACCAATGAGGATGTGCCGCTGGTCAAGCGAGTGCTACAATTTTGTCTACAAAATCAGATGCTGAATGCTGCCTTAATCTCTGGAAGCTTCGTGCATACGCACACGCTGTATATCTACGATGCATATCCAAGTTTCTTGCTGAAGCGTCAACAATTTACGCAGGACCCTTTCAATTTGTATGCTGATAAAATGCTGGACTTGCATGGTTATCGGATTCGCACAATGCCGGATCTGTCCGAGCCCAACACCATACTCTATCGCGATAAGCTAGGCAATGCTCGACTGCTTGGCTACGTTTGGAACATGCTGGAGGAATTCGCACGCAAACACAATGCCAGCTTGCAACTAATCGATGTGGTCCGAGAGGATAAGTTCTTGAGTCACATTCAAGTATTGGATCTGGCACGTGATAACTTGCTGGATATAGCGGCCAGCGTGCAGCCATTAACGCTGCGCCACCTGGATCGCTATCATGAGTACGCATATCCGGCATATATGGCCAGCTGGTGCACAATGCTGCCCAAGGAGCCGCTGTTGGGTCTGCGAGAGATATACACATGGATGTTGCCTGCTGTTACCTTGTGTTTTCTGGCCGTGCTCTGGGCGCTCCATGAGCTTCTGCTAGATCGCTACCATCGACATAGACGTCTGCTTGGCATAGGCTGGAAGCTTTTGGCCATTATGCTGGCCTGCAACGTCCATGGCAGGCTGGTTACCCTGTTTGTGGCACCACCCGCAAAGCCGCCGATTCACAGCTTTGACGCACTCTCCAAATCGCATGTGCGCATCTTTGGAATGCGCTCCGAACACAACTTGTATGACTTTGATCTGCGCACGAGATATGCGCAAGCGTTTTACCTCAGCGACAAGGTGGCGGAGCTTTTGTGGCTGCGAAACTCCCTGAATACCAGCTACGCCTATACCGTAACGCACACCAAGTGGCAGCTGTACGCGGAGCAGCAGGCGTATAGTTCGAGGCCATTGTTTTACTACTCGAAGAACTTTTGCTTCTATCAGTATGTGCCGTTCGCTTTGGTCATTCCGGAGAACTCGCCGCATCGTGCTACACTTCATCATTTCCTACTGCAGCTGAGTCAATCGGGCTTGTACATGCATTGGGTGGCCAGGAGCTTCTACTACATGGTACAAGCGGGCAAACTGCAGATTCGGGACCTGGGCCAGGCACGTCATGTCCGCTCGTTAGTGACAGAGGACCTGCACAATGTGCTGCAAGGTTACGTAGTTGGTGTGCTAATTAGCTTGACCTTATTTGCCTGCGAGCTGATTATAAGTCGGGCAAGGTATTGGCTGGACATTTAA
- the Ir94f gene encoding uncharacterized protein Ir94f translates to MWKNQQSVLDWPRAEQLASFWLHLKGELGFRTLLYFKAAKCRCWIEKLLDEGNMTTTTLVWNNVSNAPYLRLKQNVDILGLICLDSDLFEPVLITLSTMLNHMREVPLLLQICTADSDQTMMLQIGRQILKRCQDLLMPNVLLLLKDFFNTDLIYAYQMFPKFRLLSQVYHASLQLYPYKLANLHGQVIRTRTDLTQPYLFVYTDRNGKLITTGVLWRFMKGFARYLNATLELRYDANSSQSVRGSYFKLLPHIQNGTADVTTSLFPLTYSSSSNLNIFSYPVIINSWCTMLPVERVVSPREAMTGVLESPWMWVYLGIVYCLIRHLNERRMPGRPILILLPSLIQLTLLCTVVAQLSALFIDPQRLRLISNWEQLNASGLRIIGARAEFNQYPDEIRIKYASSFISFENYTQFVYQRNSLNSSFGYTIYEIKWNNIAELQKFFKRPIFRYSTELCVRQVSHNSVIFQENFLYRHQLDLYTLRLRQSGILRFLIDKHFVDMLNAGYFKLQDLSSQVVVKPLKLAEMDFIVVLYGYAMAISLLIFVFELIVFYINVCMHIL, encoded by the coding sequence ATGTGGAAAAACCAGCAATCCGTACTCGACTGGCCCAGGGCAGAGCAACTAGCTAGCTTCTGGTTGCACTTGAAAGGTGAGCTTGGATTCAGGACACTTCTGTACTTCAAGGCGGCAAAATGTCGCTGTTGGATTGAAAAACTATTGGACGAGGGAAACATGACGACTACCACCTTGGTATGGAACAACGTGTCGAATGCACCATATCTAAGGTTGAAGCAGAATGTTGATATTCTGGGCCTGATTTGCTTGGACTCGGATTTATTTGAACCCGTATTGATCACGCTAAGTACAATGCTGAACCATATGAGGGAGGTTcccctgctgctgcagatttGCACAGCGGATTCGGATCAAACAATGATGCTGCAAATAGGCCGACAGATTCTTAAGCGTTGCCAGGACTTGCTAATGCCGAATGTTCTGCTCCTATTGAAAGATTTCTTTAACACTGACTTGATTTATGCCTATCAAATGTTTCCCAAATTCCGGCTGCTGTCGCAGGTCTACCATGCCAGCCTGCAGCTATATCCCTACAAACTGGCCAACCTACACGGCCAGGTGATAAGGACACGGACGGATCTAACGCAGCcctatttgtttgtttacactGATCGCAACGGAAAATTAATAACTACCGGAGTGCTCTGGCGTTTTATGAAGGGGTTTGCACGCTACTTGAACGCCACTCTTGAGTTGAGATATGATGCCAATTCGAGCCAGTCTGTGCGGGGCAGCTACTTTAAATTATTGCCGCACATTCAAAATGGAACAGCCGACGTTACCACCAGCCTTTTCCCACTCACCTATTCTTCGAGTAGCAACCTGAATATTTTCAGTTATCCGGTTATCATCAACAGCTGGTGCACTATGTTGCCCGTGGAGCGTGTGGTCAGTCCGCGTGAGGCTATGACCGGCGTGTTGGAGTCGCCCTGGATGTGGGTATATCTGGGCATTGTCTATTGCTTGATTCGCCATCTAAATGAACGACGTATGCCCGGCAGGCCGATCTTGATACTGCTCCCGTCACTGATTCAACTGACTCTGCTCTGCACCGTGGTGGCGCAACTGTCTGCGCTGTTTATTGATCCGCAGAGACTTCGTTTGATTTCCAATTGGGAGCAGTTAAACGCATCCGGATTAAGGATTATCGGAGCACGTGCTGAATTCAATCAATATCCAGACGAAATACGAATCAAATACGCATCATCATTCATATCCTTCGAAAACTATACACAATTTGTATATCAACGTAATAGCTTGAACTCTTCATTTGGTTATacaatttatgaaattaagTGGAACAATATTGCCGAACTGCAAAAGTTCTTTAAACGACCAATTTTTCGCTACTCCACCGAGCTTTGTGTGCGACAAGTTTCGCATAATTCGGTTATTTTTCAAGAAAACTTTTTGTACCGCCATCAACTAGATTTATATACACTTAGGTTGCGGCAGAGCGGCATCCTTAGGTTTTTGATAGACAAACATTTTGTCGATATGCTAAACGCGGGCTATTTCAAACTGCAGGACCTAAGCAGCCAAGTTGTAGTGAAGCCCCTAAAGCTCGCTGAGATGGACTTCATCGTGGTGTTATATGGTTATGCAATGGCTATATCCCTAttgatatttgtatttgaGTTGATTGTGTTCTACATCAATGTTTGCATGCACATTTTGTAA
- the eIF3d1 gene encoding eukaryotic translation initiation factor 3 subunit D-1: MSETINTAAQFPTFEKPTVQFNEKGWGPCELPDTFKDVPYQPFSKNDRLGKICDWTSTSNNDKKYQNKYASTFGTGNQYAYYHEEDETTFHLVDTARVQKPPHQRGRFRNMRNSRSGRGRNARGGLNTHGHGMTTLSSKNVKARDPRRGMGKRFGNRGPPPKMRESSVAVRADWASIEEMDFPRLIKLSLPNIKDGEDITTCGTLEYYDKTYDRINVKNEKPLQKIDRIVHTVTTTDDPVIRRLSKTIGNVFATDAILATIMCSTRSNYSWDIVIEKVGEKIFMDKRDHTEFDLLTVNETSVEPPTDDDSSCNSPRNLAIEATFINHNFSQQVLKTGDQEAKYKFEETNPFISEDEDIQVASVGYRYKKWELGSDIVLVARCEHDGVLQTPSGEPQFLSIKALNEWDSKLANGVEWRQKLDTQRGAVLANELRNNACKLAKWTVQAVLAGSDQLKLGYVSRINPRDHSRHVILGTQQFKPHEFATQINLSMDNAWGILRCIIDLVMKQKDGKYLIMKDPNKPIIRLYDIPDNTFDSDDSDDGEGDDGEGFQQVYNYANNSNKI, encoded by the exons ATGAGCGAAACTATAAACACGGCGGCCCAGTTTCCGACGTTCGAGAAACCGACCGTCCAGTTCAACGAAAAGGGCTGGGGACCATGCGAGCTGCCAGACACGTTTAAGGATGTGCCTTACCAGCCGTTCAGCAAGAACGATCGCCTGGGCAAGATCTGCGACTGGACAAGCACCTCTAACAATGACAAGAAGTATCAAA atAAATATGCTTCTACCTTTGGCACCGGCAACCAATATGCCTATTACCATGAGGAGGATGAGACAACGTTCCATCTGGTGGATACGGCACGCGTCCAGAAGCCACCGCATCAACGTGGACGCTTCCGCAACATGCGTAATTCGCGTTCAGGACGTGGCCGCAATGCACGCGGTGGACTCAATACGCACGGTCATGGCATGACCACACTGAGCAGTAAGAATGTTAAGGCACGCGATCCGCGACGCGGCATGGGCAAGCGATTTGGTAATCGCGGTCCGCCACCAAAGATGCGAGAGTCCTCGGTGGCTGTGCGAGCCGACTGGGCCTCCATTGAAGAGATGGACTTCCCGCGTCTCATTAAGCTATCGCTGCCGAACATCAAGGATGGCGAGGATATTACCACTTGCGGCACCCTGGAGTACTATGATAAGACATACGACCGCATCAATGTGAAGAACGAGAAGCCGCTGCAGAAGATTGATCGCATTGTGCACACTGTAACCACCACTGATGATCCGGTCATACGTCGTCTGTCCAAGACGATTGGTAACGTGTTTGCCACGGATGCCATTCTGGCTACTATTATGTGCTCGACACGCTCCAACTACTCGTGGGATATTGTCATCGAAAAAGTTG GCGAGAAAATCTTCATGGACAAGCGCGATCATACGGAATTCGATTTGCTGACTGTGAATGAGACTAGCGTTGAACCGCCCACTGACGACGATAGCTCGTGCAATTCGCCGCGTAATCTGGCCATTGAGGCCACCTTCATAAATCATAACTTTAGCCAGCAAGTGCTCAAAACCGGCGACCAGGAGGCCAAATACAAGTTTGAGGAAACCAATCCCTTCATTAGCGAAGACGAGGACATACAGGTGGCCAGTGTTGGCTATCGCTACAAGAAATGGGAACTGGGCAGCGATATT GTTCTGGTGGCGCGTTGCGAACATGATGGTGTGCTACAAACGCCCAGTGGAGAACCGCAGTTCTTGTCCATCAAAGCATTAAACGAATGGGATTCGAAGCTGGCCAACGGCGTTGAATGGCGCCAGAAGCTGGATACACAGCGCGGCGCCGTGTTGGCCAACGAGCTGAGAAACAATGCTTGCAAACTGGCCAAATGGACGGTACAAGCTGTGCTGGCTGGTTCTGATCAGCTAAAACTGGGCTATGTATCGCGTATTAATCCACGTGATCATTCGCGTCACGTTATTCTGGGCACGCAGCAGTTTAAGCCGCACGAGTTTGCCACGCAGATCAATCTGAGCATGGATAACGCCTGGGGCATATTGCGGTGTATCATTGACTTGGTGATGAAGCAGAAGGATGGCAAATATCTGATCATGAAGGATCCCAACAAGCCGATTATACGTTTGTATGATATACCCGATAATACATTCGACTCAGATGATTCGGACGATGGCGAGGGAGATGATGGTGAAGGTTTCCAGCAGGTCTACAACtatgccaacaacagcaacaagattTAG
- the LOC6630607 gene encoding spaetzle-processing enzyme, protein MFMLAAMKLQLILLGALGAIGIAAAATAQFSYGSCETKGTKEHGLCIHIRDCPFLYEILNISQSTPEQRQLLSDSQCGLDNTRQSGLVQRILVCCPDSKRRMQSADTATGTPIDNRSGGEPDPSNVLPSIGTCGILFSNRIIGGTKTQLFEFPWMALLQYKKPKDELDFNCGGALINSRYVLTASHCLNSSLLQMHGWQLFSVRLGEWDISTAPDCVTEVGNKQRTCAPMHLDIEIEQRILHELYVPNSIDQMHDIGLLRLKQAVRYTEYVKPICLPVGDDVRNNDFEGYAMDVAGWGVTEDGKPSNVKLKITVDVWTLKSCQDKYRSYQMHLNSSQLCAGGKINIDTCQGDSGGPLMVPTHVGMQEVFFVAGVTSYGPKPCGLQGWPGVYTRVGQYVDWVVSKLEI, encoded by the exons ATGTTCATGTTGGCGGCAATGAAACTACAGCTTATATTGCTGGGCGCACTGGGCGCCATTGGCATTGCTG CTGCTGCCACTGCGCAATTTAGTTATGGCAGCTGCGAGACCAAAGGCACCAAGGAGCACGGATTATGCATTCACATACGAGACTGTCCATTTCTCTACGAGATACTCAATATAAGCCAGTCGACGCCAGAGCAGCGTCAACTGCTCTCCGATAGCCAATGCGGCCTGGATAATACCCGTCAAAGTGGTTTGGTGCAGCGTATTCTGGTGTGCTGCCCGGACAGCAAACGCCGCATGCAGAGCGCAGACACTGCAACTGGAACACCGATTGATAATCGTTCTGGGGGCGAGCCCGATCCGAGCAATGTGCTACCTAGCATAGGCACTTGcggtattttattttcgaatCGCATTATTGGCGGCACTAAAACGCAGCTCTTCGAGTTTCCGTGGATGGCGCTGCTGCAGTATAAAAAGC CCAAGGATGAGCTCGATTTTAACTGCGGCGGAGCATTGATCAACTCACGCTACGTTCTGACGGCCAGTCACTGCCTGAATAGCAGCCTGTTGCAAATGCATGGCTGGCAATTGTTTAGTGTGCGTCTGGGTGAATGGGACATAAGCACTGCTCCGGACTGCGTGACCGAGGTGGGCAATAAGCAACGCACTTGTGCACCCATGCACTTGGACATTGAGATTGAACAGCGGATTTTGCATGAGCTATATGTGCCAAACTCCATTGATCAGATGCACGACATTGGACTGTTGCGTCTCAAGCAAGCGGTTCGCTATACGGAATATGTGAAGCCCATTTGCCTGCCGGTTGGCGACGATGTGCGCAACAACGATTTTGAGGGCTACGCCATGGACGTGGCGGGCTGGGGTGTTACCGAGGACGGTAAGCCTAGCAATGTGAAGCTCAAAATCACGGTGGATGTGTGGACTCTTAAAAGTTGCCAGGATAAATATCGCTCCTACCAAATGCATCTGAATAGTTCACAATTATGCGCTGGCGGAAAGATAAATATTGATACCTGTCAAGGTGATTCCGGCGGGCCACTAATGGTACCTACCCATGTGGGCATGCAGGAAGTTTTCTTTGTGGCCGGCGTCACATCATATGGTCCCAAGCCCTGCGGCCTGCAAGGCTGGCCAGGTGTTTACACGCGCGTGGGACAATATGTCGACTGGGTAGTGAGCAAATTAGAAATTTAA